Proteins from a genomic interval of Physeter macrocephalus isolate SW-GA chromosome 21, ASM283717v5, whole genome shotgun sequence:
- the IDH3G gene encoding isocitrate dehydrogenase [NAD] subunit gamma, mitochondrial isoform X1: protein MALKVATAAGGAVKAVLRSALLCRPWEVLGAHEAPRRSFSQQTIPPSAKYGGRHTVTMIPGDGIGPELMLHVKSVFRHACVPVDFEEVHVSSTADEEDVRNAVMAIRRNRVALKGNIETNHNLPPSHKSRNNILRTSLDLYANVIHCKSLPGVVTRHRDVDILIVRENTEGEYSSLEHESVAGVVESLKIITEAKSLRIAEYAFKLAQESGRRKVTAVHKANIMKLGDGLFLQCCRAVAARYPQITFESMIVDNTTMQLVSRPQQFDVMVMPNLYGNIVNNVCAGLVGGPGLVAGANYGHVYAVFETATRNTGKSIANRNIANPTATLLASCMMLDHLKLHSYATSIRKAVLASMDNENMHTPDIGGQGTTSEAIQDIIRHIRVISGRAVEA from the exons ATGGCGCTGAAGGTGGCGACGGCCGCGGGCGGCGCTGTGAAGGCAGTGCTCAGGTCGGCCCTCCTCTGCCGTCCTTGGGAG GTTCTAGGTGCCCACGAAGCCCCGCGGAGGAGCTTCTCA CAACAAACAATT CCCCCGTCGGCTAAGTATGGTGGGCGGCACACGGTCACCATGATCCCAGGGGACGGCATCGGGCCAGAGCTCATGTTGCACGTCAAGTCCGTGTTCAG gcacGCGTGTGTGCCTGTGGACTTCGAAGAGGTGCACGTGAGCTCCACCGCCGACGAGGAGGACGTCCGAAACGCCGTCATGGCCATCCGGCGGAACCGCGTGGCCCTGAAGG GCAATATTGAAACAAACCATAACCTGCCGCCATCCCACAAATCCCGAAACAACATCCTTCG CACCAGCCTGGACCTCTACGCCAACGTCATCCACTGCAAGAGCCTGCCGGGAGTGGTGACGCGGCACAGGGACGTGGATATCCTCATCGTCCGGGAAAACACGGAGGGCGAGTACAGCAGCCTGGAGCACGAG AGCGTGGCAGGAGTGGTGGAGAGCCTGAAGATCATCACCGAGGCCAAGTCCCTGCGCATTGCTGAGTACGCCTTCAAACTGGCCCAGGAGAGCGGGCGCAGGAAAGTGACGGCTGTACACAAGGCCAACATCAT GAAACTGGGCGATGGGCTCTTCCTCCAGTGCTGCAGGGCGGTGGCAGCCCGTTACCCCCAGATCACCTTCGAGAGTATGATCGTGGATAACACCACCATGCAG CTGGTGTCCCGGCCCCAGCAGTTTGATGTCATGGTGATGCCCAATCTCTACGGCAACATCGTCAACAACGTCTGCGCGGGGTTGGTTGGGGGCCCCGGCCTCGTAGCTGGGGCCAACTACGGCCACGTGTATGCCGTGTTTGAGACG GCCACAAGGAACACAGGCAAGAGTATTGCCAACAGGAACATCGCCAACCCCACGGCCACGCTGCTGGCAAGCTGCATGATGCTCGACCACCTCAA GCTCCACTCCTACGCCACCTCCATCCGCAAGGCCGTCTTGGCATCCATGGACAATGAAAAC ATGCACACCCCAGACATCGGGGGCCAGGGCACCACGTCGGAAGCCATCCAGGACATCATCCGCCATATCCGCGTCATCAGCGGCCGGGCCGTGGAGGCCTAG
- the IDH3G gene encoding isocitrate dehydrogenase [NAD] subunit gamma, mitochondrial isoform X2 — translation MALKVATAAGGAVKAVLRSALLCRPWEVLGAHEAPRRSFSPPSAKYGGRHTVTMIPGDGIGPELMLHVKSVFRHACVPVDFEEVHVSSTADEEDVRNAVMAIRRNRVALKGNIETNHNLPPSHKSRNNILRTSLDLYANVIHCKSLPGVVTRHRDVDILIVRENTEGEYSSLEHESVAGVVESLKIITEAKSLRIAEYAFKLAQESGRRKVTAVHKANIMKLGDGLFLQCCRAVAARYPQITFESMIVDNTTMQLVSRPQQFDVMVMPNLYGNIVNNVCAGLVGGPGLVAGANYGHVYAVFETATRNTGKSIANRNIANPTATLLASCMMLDHLKLHSYATSIRKAVLASMDNENMHTPDIGGQGTTSEAIQDIIRHIRVISGRAVEA, via the exons ATGGCGCTGAAGGTGGCGACGGCCGCGGGCGGCGCTGTGAAGGCAGTGCTCAGGTCGGCCCTCCTCTGCCGTCCTTGGGAG GTTCTAGGTGCCCACGAAGCCCCGCGGAGGAGCTTCTCA CCCCCGTCGGCTAAGTATGGTGGGCGGCACACGGTCACCATGATCCCAGGGGACGGCATCGGGCCAGAGCTCATGTTGCACGTCAAGTCCGTGTTCAG gcacGCGTGTGTGCCTGTGGACTTCGAAGAGGTGCACGTGAGCTCCACCGCCGACGAGGAGGACGTCCGAAACGCCGTCATGGCCATCCGGCGGAACCGCGTGGCCCTGAAGG GCAATATTGAAACAAACCATAACCTGCCGCCATCCCACAAATCCCGAAACAACATCCTTCG CACCAGCCTGGACCTCTACGCCAACGTCATCCACTGCAAGAGCCTGCCGGGAGTGGTGACGCGGCACAGGGACGTGGATATCCTCATCGTCCGGGAAAACACGGAGGGCGAGTACAGCAGCCTGGAGCACGAG AGCGTGGCAGGAGTGGTGGAGAGCCTGAAGATCATCACCGAGGCCAAGTCCCTGCGCATTGCTGAGTACGCCTTCAAACTGGCCCAGGAGAGCGGGCGCAGGAAAGTGACGGCTGTACACAAGGCCAACATCAT GAAACTGGGCGATGGGCTCTTCCTCCAGTGCTGCAGGGCGGTGGCAGCCCGTTACCCCCAGATCACCTTCGAGAGTATGATCGTGGATAACACCACCATGCAG CTGGTGTCCCGGCCCCAGCAGTTTGATGTCATGGTGATGCCCAATCTCTACGGCAACATCGTCAACAACGTCTGCGCGGGGTTGGTTGGGGGCCCCGGCCTCGTAGCTGGGGCCAACTACGGCCACGTGTATGCCGTGTTTGAGACG GCCACAAGGAACACAGGCAAGAGTATTGCCAACAGGAACATCGCCAACCCCACGGCCACGCTGCTGGCAAGCTGCATGATGCTCGACCACCTCAA GCTCCACTCCTACGCCACCTCCATCCGCAAGGCCGTCTTGGCATCCATGGACAATGAAAAC ATGCACACCCCAGACATCGGGGGCCAGGGCACCACGTCGGAAGCCATCCAGGACATCATCCGCCATATCCGCGTCATCAGCGGCCGGGCCGTGGAGGCCTAG
- the SRPK3 gene encoding SRSF protein kinase 3 — MSASAAGGGGADGGGSSSSSQASCGPESSGSEPARAVPAPRVLQGLLGSDDEEQEDPKDYCKGGYYPVKIGDLFNGRYHVVRKLGWGHFSTVWLCWDIQRKRFVALKVVKSAGHYTETAVDEIKLLKCVRDSDPSDPKRETIVQLIDDFRISGVNGVHVCMVLEVLGHQLLKWIIKSNYQGLPVPCVKSIVRQVLHGLDYLHTKCKIIHTDIKPENILLCVGDAYIRRLAAEATEWQQSGAPPPSRSTVSTAPQEVLTGKLSKNKRKKMRRKRKQQKRLLEERLRDLQRLEAMEAAAQAEDSGSRLEGGSGSTSSSGCHPGGAAAGPSPASSSPAPGGSRSLSPSSQTSGFSGSLLSPASCSILSGSSNQRETGGLLSPSTPFGASNLLVNPLEPQNADKIKIKIADLGNACWVHKHFTEDIQTRQYRAVEVLIGAEYGPPADIWSTACMAFELATGDYLFEPHSGEDYSRDEDHIAHIVELLGDIPPAFALSGRYSREFFNRRGELRHIHNLKHWGLYEVLMEKYEWSLEQAAQFSAFLLPMMEYIPEKRASAADCLQHPWLDP, encoded by the exons ATGAGCGCCAgcgcggcgggcggcggcggcgcggacggcggcggcagcagcagcag CTCACAGGCCTCCTGTGGGCCCGAGTCCTCCGGCTCCGAACCGGCCCGCGCCGTGCCGGCGCCCCGGGTGCTGCAGGGGCTGCTGGGCTCCGACGACGAGGAGCAGGAGGATCCCAAGGACTACTGCAAGG GTGGCTACTACCCCGTGAAGATCGGGGACCTGTTCAATGGGCGGTACCACGTGGTGCGCAAGCTGGGCTGGGGCCACTTCTCCACCGTCTGGCTCTGCTGGGACATCCA GCGCAAGCGCTTCGTGGCCCTCAAAGTGGTGAAGAGCGCAGGGCATTACACGGAGACAGCTGTGGATGAGATCAAGCTCCTGAAATGT GTCCGAGACAGTGACCCCAGTGACCCCAAAAGAGAAACCATTGTCCAGCTCATCGACGACTTCAGGATCTCAGGGGTTAATGGAGTCC ACGTGTGCATGGTGTTGGAGGTCCTAGGCCACCAGCTCCTCAAGTGGATCATCAAGTCCAACTACCAGGGCCTGCCCGTGCCGTGTGTGAAGAGCATCGTGAGGCAG GTGCTGCACGGCCTGGATTACCTCCACACCAAGTGCAAGATCATCCACACGGACATCAAGCCCGAGAACATCCTGCTGTGTGTGGGTGATGCCTACATCAGGCGCCTGGCTGCTGAGGCCACAGAGTGGCAGCAGTCAGGGGCCCCGCCCCCATCCCGGTCCACAG tcaGCACTGCCCCCCAGGAGGTCTTG ACCGGTAAGCTGTCcaaaaacaagaggaagaagatgaggCGCAAACGGAAACAGCAGAAGCGGCTGCTGGAGGAGCGGCTTCGGGACCTGCAGAGGCTGGAGGCCATGGAGGCGGCGGCCCAGGCCGAGG ACTCTGGCTCAAGACTAGAGGGGGGCAGCGGCTCCACCTCCTCTTCTGGCTGCCACCCTGGGGGGGCCGCGGCCGGCCCCTCCccggcctcctcctcccctgcccccgggGGCAGCCGCAGCCTCAGCCCCAGCTCCCAGACCTCAGGCTTCTCgggctccctcctctcccctgcctcgTGCTCCATCCTCTCAGGCTCGTCCAACCAACGAGAGACCGGGGGCCTCCTGTCACCCAGCA caccatttggtGCCTCCAACCTCCTGGTGAACCCCCTAGAGCCCCAAAATGCAGACAAGATCAAGATCAAGATCGCAGACCTGGGCAACGCCTGCTGGGTG CACAAGCACTTCACCGAGGACATCCAGACGCGGCAGTACCGGGCCGTGGAGGTGCTGATCGGCGCCGAGTACGGGCCCCCGGCTGACATCTGGAGCACGGCGTGCATG GCCTTCGAGCTGGCCACCGGCGACTACCTGTTCGAGCCACACTCCGGAGAGGACTACAGTCGTGACGAGG ACCACATCGCCCACATCGTGGAGCTGCTGGGAGACATCCCCCCGGCCTTTGCCCTGTCGGGCCGCTATTCCCGGGAGTTCTTCAACCGGAGAG GAGAGCTGCGGCACATCCACAACCTCAAGCACTGGGGCCTGTACGAGGTGCTCATGGAGAAGTACGAGTGGTCCCTGGAGCAGGCCGCGCAGTTCAGCGCCTTCCTGCTGCCCATGATGGAGTACATCCCCGAGAAGCGGGCCAGCGCGGCCGACTGCCTCCAGCACCCTTGGCTCGATCCCTAG